The sequence GTCATCACAGACGGGACGGTTGTGGGAATTGGGACGTTACTGAGGGGATGCGGGCTTCGTGCCTTGGGGCTGACTGATTCGACGGGAGCTGTAAAGCCATTTTCGGGAACCGACTAAGTATAGCTTTGTCATGAAGGTGCGCAGCATGGCAAGTAAACTACTCACATTGAGCTCGCTGACCTCATCCGacaacctcttctttctcttaacccccttctttccttcttccttaCGTTCCTTATCCCAAACAGTCTGCCGACACATGGAATAGTGTGGGTGGCCCGGCGGGAAATTCTTTGTAAACGTCTCATTTTCTCCCCAATGACATTCTTCGCCCTTGACAATGGTCCAGATGCACCCCTTCCCTCTAGGGTACCTGTCCGTCCTTTCCACCTTGGCAAACATCTTGTGTATAGATAGAGTATGCCTTACAGAGTTTCTCCATCCAGCTGTATCGGTAGCGAAAAATGGATAGGCAGTCTCAATCCAACGATAGATGTGCTCTAAAGATAGACCGCCAAAGGAAGAACTAAGGATGGCTTGACCCATGAGGAATGCCAATGGTGCTTGAGGACGTGTAAGAGGACGGGGACCTTCTGGGATACCTTCAGTTCCAGGTTCGGGGCCACAATGGGGCTCTACTACTGCTGCTGAGGATGGTTCGCTTGTTTGTGACGGAGTCCTGTTTTTGGACTTTATCTTTTCTGAATCAGCCTGCAATGTTCTGGTAAAGGTCTCCACTCCATCCCAACGCCACTCTTCACCCTTCTTGATTGTCCAAATACTACCTTTTCCTGATGGGTAGTCTGTGGTGCGGCTTGTCTTTTCAAACACCTTGTTTGTGGACAATGTGTGTCTAACCGAATTGCGCCATCCTGCAGTATCGGTGGCGAAGAAAGGATAGGCAGCTTCGATCCATCTATATATGTGTCCAAGTGATAGGCCACCTCTGGATGAATTGAGGATAGCTTGGCCCATAAGGAAGGCTAGAGGTGCTTGTGGTCGGCTGAGAGGACGAGGACCATCTGGGATACCTTCTACACCAGGGTCAGGGGTAGGAAAGTAGGATGTTGAGGGGGGAGTAGAGGCACGAGAAGAGGGGATACTTTCGCTGGAGTACAGATCCCAGCTATTGTTCCTTTGCGGGGAAGGTGGCTTCATTCGTAGCAGAGGTAGGCCGCTATCGCACATGGGAACATGAACAAACAAAGAGATATCAGCGATAAGCTTGTCGATGTGGAGGGTTTACAGAAGACAGCTTACGGATAGCGAGGATGAGAGACGCCAATGACCGCAGGATGTGCCGCTCTCTGGGCTTCCATACTGAGGAGTGGCTGTGTTCTgtggaagagaaagagaaaatgGGAGATGTTTATGTTTATTTTGGAGGGCGTAATTACGCTTGTTGACGGCTGTCAAGGATTGTTTACTCGGTCACGTGATTACGAAAACTGTTACAAAGAAATCTTTAGCAGCCAGCGACGAGTCTGAGTATCTGGCCGTTAAGGCATTTTAAGTTAGGTCAGGACATTTACAGCTGTAGTCTCACAAGCTCGATGCAATGCGCAATATGCATTATCTCATGAATCAAGGAAGAACTGAATCACAACGGGAGATTTAGAGTTACTACATATGTTAGAACGTTAAGAGGCAACACTCCACTCCGAACTAAAATGTAGTGACCAAAAGGGACGGGCGGGGCCTATTTCTAGCAGCAGCTCCCTGACAGCAACAACTGAATGTGGCGAACACAATTGACAAATGTGTTGTCGGTTTGCACATGATACGTAACGGTTGACCGACAGCAAACAGCGACGCATAGCAAGCCCGGCAACTTCAGCATAAAACACGATAGCAATGTGCATGCGTACCATTACAGATTCTTGCTGTTGGTTCACGCCTTTCAATGTGGTTTGTTATTTAATTAAATATTCAGGAACTACTAAGAAGAGACGCCTTCCGTTTAAGTTACGCCACTTGAAAGGTTGCAGTGGGGAATCATCCATCGGGAGTGTTTTTATTGTCTCTAACTTTGCTTTTTCTCGTTTGCTTGTCTGAAGTCTGACAACAAGATGCCCGATGCCTAATGGTCAATCGATATAAGTCTACCGCCACTGTGCCATACACACAGACGCAGGCACGCATATCCGCAGGTCTCCCGCTCCGTGTAACGTCGAGTGCAAGGATATAAGACTGCTTACTCTGCCACaatttccttcttcactgtcacttttcctctcttctaGGGCATTTCTTTCGTCGCTTCCCCATCAATCTCCATGGCCGCATCATCTACCGCCTCCGCAACCTCTCCACCTTTCTTGACGCCCTCATCGCCCGCCCCTCCGTCACCCTTCTTTTCGATATCCGACAACTGAATCGGTTCACCTAGAGAGTCGACACCCCCGGTTTCTGTGGTTTTCCTATTGGTTGGTGCCGCAATCAGTTCCTGAGGTGAAAATAGAAATATGAAGGATAGATAACTCACTTTTTGAGATTGCTTTTTCGGCCCTTGGTCTGCATGCCGGGGTTAGGATCAGGGGGGCGCAGATTGTCATGGACGACATCTTCTAGGCCACTGTTAAGTAATTATCAATGTTTATATGCCCAATCGTACTAGAGTTGTACGTACTAAATTCGATACAGCTCAAAGACAGCTTGCTCCTACGTTCACAATCAGCGAGTGGTTTTACCACGAGGCGGGCAACTACGCACTTTGTCTTTGGCCTCAATCATCAAATCGACATTATCGGGCAGCTCCGCTGGCAGGGTCTGACATCGATCAGCATGCgcccttctttccattATGCTCTCTGCCCCAGGCCTAGGCTCTGACAGATGTTGCTTCATCTTGATTCCTTTCTTGTTCCAAACCTCTGCAATTCTCGGGATAAGCTCTGATGGAGGACTGGGGGAAGGATTCAGGGCGTCGTGATGATAATCAAAGATGATGGGGATGTCGAGCTCAGTACAAACTGGTAAAAGGTCATCGACATTGTAGCAAATCTACGCTACTGTCAGACCCTTACCCATAGGTTTTTAAACTCATACACTCACTTCGTCATTCTCCAGGACAAGCCTTGCCTTCACTTTATCGCTCGCGAGGGTGGTGTAATTTTCTTTGAACCTCGCCAAAGTGCTCTCCTTATCCCCATAAACACCACCCATATGGATACTAATCTTTATCAGCACGGAATCTTGGCTGTCGATTTATGCTGCTTACATCATGACGCCATCAGGCCCAAGTCCCATCCTGTCCATAATCTCGCAGTGATATTCTAACTCTCTAATTGAGGCATTTACTACCGCCTTTTTCGGTGATCCTAATTGGGTGAACTAATCTAATCAGCCCTTCGTACCCCTATTGTTTTTGGCAAAACCAGGCTCACCTGACCAGGATGCATAGTCAGTCTATGTCCGTACTTCTTTGCTAATTCGCCTGCTTCCTTCAACTCTGCCTCTGCGAAATCGAGAGAGTATCCATACTTGGCGTGAGATGCAAATGGGAACATTTCGGAAGACATCCGCATGAAACGGATTTTGTTGTCTTCGTTCCACTGGATCAACGTCTTGAGGTCTCGAACATTCATTAGCCCAAGTCCCTTAGGCAACTCGAgtccttcttcctctaTACTGGCAATGCGACAAGTTCTTGAGCAGAATATGCTATTGGGCTTGTTGGCTCGTAACACAGTGTTCAAACAGGCATATCCAAGGCGCCCTGTAAAGTATCAGTATTGAGCATTCATTGAGTCAAGCCACAAAACAACTACCTCTGAACGTTGTCGTCTTGCGCTCAACATCAGGAATTTCGTAATGTTTTTTGGGGTATACTCTAGGCTTTCGATTGCGCGTGACGATCTCATTGCCTTCTTCGTCGTATTGAGGTTCGTCTTTGGCTATTCGTGATTTCTTTACTACTTTTTTCTTTGGTTTTTTTTCTTGTTCTGCATTTTCGGCTGTGACTGCTGACTCAACTTTGATCTTTCGTCCGCTTTTCTTCCCTTTGTCGGGTGTTGTCAATCTTTCCTTGACGtcaagctcttcttcacgctcctcttctttcttggCCGCAGAAAGTTCATCCCTGGTCTTTCGGcctctttttttcccttttgTTGAACTAGCGTCTCCATTCTccattccttcttcttctacaATCAATTTTGAACTCCTCTTGCGCTTGGTCAACACTAATCGGTCTGCAGCGCCATTCAGCGCCTTCCCAACCTGCTCATCCTCGACGTCAGAAGCGGGTGGAGGTGTAAGGTTATCTTCGTCCATGGAAAGTGCTACAGCCAGTAAAGTCTCTCTAGGTGGTTTCGATGGTGGGAACGGAGCGGGCATTTGTTCTAGATTCCTTAGATTCTTTGGAGGGGCGGCAAGAGGCGCCAAGTTAGTTGAAGAGGGTTGGAGAGCTGTACGTGTACTTCTTCGCGGAGGCATACTTGCGTGAATATGAAATGATCTCGGAAATAATTCCGATAAGCAAGTCGAATATTGTCTCCGAAGAACTACTCTTGTAATGATTGTAGATAGTCGTGGTGGTCGAAGAAGCGGTAAGAGCATTAATTTAATGCTGACAAGTATAGCTGGCAACAAAACCAGAGGTGGTTGTTGCAAAAGTTAGATTAAATGGAAGTACTCGCGACTGAGTTTTATACATACCGGAAGCTTCAAGTGCGGTGTCATACTAGCGAACGATGGCAAAGACCTGAAAAGCTTGCAAAGAGGTGGAGATCGGGAATGGAGATCGAGAGTTAACGACGTCACGTCATAACAGAGTAAATCAAATGCAGTATTATGGACCCGGCGGTGACTAACCCCGGCTTTGGTTAGTCGCGAGTCTTTGAGGTCACCAACTGAGATCGGGACAAAAAAAAGTCTCAAATCAATCCCATTTTACGGCTTGCTTCAATCCCTTCTTACGGCTTGCTTCAATCCCTTCTTACGGCTTGCTTCAATCCCTTCTTACGGCTTGCTTCAATCCCTTCTTACGGCTTGTTTCAATCCCTTCTTACGGCTTGTTTCAATCCTTTCTTACGGTTTATTTCAACCTTTTCTGTTCATTTTATGTCTATGCCTCCTGTTATATGCAGATCGACTTTGTATAGCGCTCGGAATTTTGCAAGAGATGGTTAGATAAACTTGATCATTATTCAATCATTTCTATGATCGTCATCCTCATTTTCCTTGACCTTAAACAGCCCTCGACGGCGTACAGCTTCAACTCCAGCTAACACCCAAGCTCTACACTTTACATTATCCTTTGCCGACGCCCATCTCTTACGTCCTGTGCAGAAGTAGTTTTGTCAGCTTGTGCTTAATCTTCAAGCTTGATCACCCCCCCTTACCAATGATAGCCCAGCCTTTACTGAAAGCCATACCATGTCCAACCTTATCTATATCCCACTCCCATCCACATCTTGAACTGCACCACCCTAGCCAGGCAATATAAGAGTCATATATGCTTTTTGTTGGGTCCAGCTCTGCGGGAAGTAAGATAGATGGGTTGGACCATTGTGAAGTGTGTGCAAATTCGACATGGGAGTAAATAGAATCGAGTGTGTGGAGACAACAAGGTAAAGAGATGTAGGGCACGGGAGGAGATGGGAtgatggaaagaagaggcagCCATGGCTTGAAAGCACATAGTTGAATTAGTTATGATTCGATACTCGATAAGGACAATCACTCACTGTGAGCTCATCGCAATGGTTACCTATGATGAATATCCCATCCCGGACGACACATTCCTCCCGCATTGGCCATGAGCCCAGTTCCCATTCCTTTTCTGTGTGAGGGAACCACGTGGGAAGATCGAGAGGCTGCTTCACAAGAGCGTCTTTAGTCATCGTCGGATACATGTTCCATGAAGGGCGTGGACGCAAGTCGTAACCTTTTCCTATATAGCCCTTCATCCGTATTAGTGATCACGTATTATTGATCCAATTACCATAGGAAAATGCTGCAGTTCATACCTCTGATATGAGAACATGCACCAATAAGCCATTACCCTACTACAGGTATCAGTTTGCATTCCTAGAGAACCAGCAAAAGCGAGCAGCACTCACGCAACCTAAGTCTACGAAACCTCCCTCTGGTCTCCCCCAAGAATCCCATTCTCTCACATCTTCACCCTTGCCTTTATCGCTGATATTTGGTCTTTCAGGATACATATCCTTCCAAAGAAGCATCAGATATGCCGCCACAGCTACGTCCCGCTGGCCCCATTCTGATACGTTGTTCGCTGGTATGCCCGAATCATCGGACGGTGTAGCTTGAAGTTTACTTAAACGGTGTTTGACCATGCCAGTCTTGGAAAGACTGGGATTTAAGTGGCGATGTCGATCTTGGAGGAGAAGATAGAGGGATTCGAAGCTTTCGGAAGGCCTTACAGCCTGGAATGACATCAGCAAAGCCTTTATCTAGCAGAGAGATCGGATACGTACCCCATTCTTGGGATGGAGAACAGGGGAATTTGCGAATTGACAATATTTGAATATCTTTTCCAAAAGCTGCTCGCATTGCTTGTATAAATCATCTTCCAATTCCTTGGTACTTCTCGCCATGCCATCGGATTCCAATTGTGATCTATCGACAACGCCCAATTTCTGACAGCGATCGACATCAGACTCCTGACTAACTGTAGCAAGAGGTGACCGTATTTTAGGCTTGTTCAACCTAGTGGTCATTCCTCTAGAGGCTGGATGAGTGAGAGGCAGTTGCGCGTCAGTAGGTGCATGCGACATCAAAGAAGGGGATTTTGTTTGGAGATATTGTACAGATATCCGTGCTCTCACTTCagtttcttcttcagaaCTGTCATCAGTAGTACTGGAATCCCATAAAAAAGCTATGTGATTGACTTGAGGATAGTAATATGGGATTTGTTCTATCGAGTTGACCTCTGGAGTGAATATCACTAGTCCAGAATCGTTTTGCGTAGTAATATCGCTGTTCTCCCGAGGTGCAATTAAGCGGTAGATAGAGCTAGTCTGGTCCAGTTTGCTATATCTCTGAGGCTGGTTGGGCACTAGTCTGGTGCGTATACGCCCCACCAATTCTAAGCCGGGAATTGCCGTTTTGACTCCATCTTCTGCGCCTTTGGACAACCTATCTGTCATTGAAGACTGATGTAAAGGCAGAATATCACCTCGTAAAACTACCTGAAAAAGCTTCTCTGGATGTAGCGAAAGCATCTTGAGTGTCGAGATGAACACTGGCAATGAAAAATCGCAGGGCGCGGAGACGAGTCGGGTCCAGCGGCTGTCCGAGTTTGACAGGGGTGATTGTGTCGAAGAGAAATGCCTCGTGGGGTTGACCTCAGACCATTGAGAGCCCTTTGGGGCAATCATCGTAGCATTGGGCTTGTCGCACACCGTTCTGCAGCTTGAGCTGTCGAGAGCCGTCGCGAAAGTAGGCGAGTTGCAAAGTGGTTTGGTAGACCGAGCGAACAAACCCGAGAAAGACTCACGCCCTTCCTCGGGCTTAATTATTTTGCATGCGTAGCACCGTGCGCGCGGCAGCATATCGGACTCCCCCGATATGCCCACTTCTTTGGTAGCATATCGGACAAAATTGTGTCCTACCGTTATCCACCGTTATGTGGCATATCGCTGCATATCGGAAAATTGAATATGCAACAAGCGCGCGCACTGTGTGGTGATTATCATGCATACGTAAACGCTTCCTCGGAAAACTGAAGCGAGCAAGTTCTTTTTTAATTACttattaattattattttCTAGGGAAGGAACCTCGGTCAATTCCGAAGTCGGTCATCCCCGAAAAGGCTATCTGAAAATAGCATCATCATGCAGCATCCCTTAAAAAACTGACTTCTTACTCCTATATTTCGGATGTCACATTTGCCTCTATACAGTATATAAGCGTCTGGCATGGGTCCATGAGTATTCATTGGAACATCTGGACACGAAATGGGAGAACAACCGCAAATACCACCAAGTACAAATCAAGCCGACCCTGACGACAACAACAGACTTCAATCGTCCGACACAAGCAGCGAAGGGGAAACTTTGCGGAATGAGCAACGCAACAAGATACAGTATGGCGAAAAGGTAgctgaagaggagaggaacGGTACCAATGAAGGCACCCTTGCCCATCCAGATCCTATCACCGATAACATGGAATCAGCACCTTCGTCATGTCCTGAACATCAACTACAGAACTCGCAAGATGCTCTCAGTCCCCAACCGAGCAAAGTACACAATTCCCCATCAACACCATttgctcctcttcaaccTACACTTTCCCGGCGTCCTTACTCTGCCTTTCCCAAATCTACTAAACTTCTTTTGGTTGTTTTGGGCGGTATCGCTGCCATCTTTTCccccatctcctccaacATCTTTGTTCCAGCTATTCCCACTCTGGCCGAAGCTTTCAACCGATCAGAGTCTGATATATCCCAAGCAGTCACTGTCTACCTAGTGTTCCAGGCTATTACACCTTCATTCTTCGGGTCTATGTCTGATTCCTTTGGCAGACGACCTTTATATATTGGCACACTCATTGTTTACCTCGGCGCCAATATCGGTCTGGCGCTGATGCCTACAACCAAATACTGGCTTCTACTTGTATTACGAGCATTACAATCAACGGGTGGGAGTGCAGTTATCAGTATCGGATATGGCTGTATTTCAGATGTAGCGGAGCCGAGAGAGAGGGGCAAGTATGCCGCTGCATTCCAGATGGGTGCGATGGCAGGCCCTGCATTTGGTAAGCCCAACGTATTCTCTCCC comes from Cryptococcus gattii WM276 chromosome G, complete sequence and encodes:
- a CDS encoding UV-damage endonuclease (UVDE), putative (Similar to TIGR gene model, INSD accession AAW44755.1); the encoded protein is MLLPLLRPPRLSTIITRVVLRRQYSTCLSELFPRSFHIHASMPPRRSTRTALQPSSTNLAPLAAPPKNLRNLEQMPAPFPPSKPPRETLLAVALSMDEDNLTPPPASDVEDEQVGKALNGAADRLVLTKRKRSSKLIVEEEGMENGDASSTKGKKRGRKTRDELSAAKKEEEREEELDVKERLTTPDKGKKSGRKIKVESAVTAENAEQEKKPKKKVVKKSRIAKDEPQYDEEGNEIVTRNRKPRVYPKKHYEIPDVERKTTTFRDLKTLIQWNEDNKIRFMRMSSEMFPFASHAKYGYSLDFAEAELKEAGELAKKYGHRLTMHPGQFTQLGSPKKAVVNASIRELEYHCEIMDRMGLGPDGVMIIHMGGVYGDKESTLARFKENYTTLASDKVKARLVLENDEICYNVDDLLPVCTELDIPIIFDYHHDALNPSPSPPSELIPRIAEVWNKKGIKMKQHLSEPRPGAESIMERRAHADRCQTLPAELPDNVDLMIEAKDKEQAVFELYRIYGLEDVVHDNLRPPDPNPGMQTKGRKSNLKKKTTETGGVDSLGEPIQLSDIEKKGDGGAGDEGVKKGGEVAEAVDDAAMEIDGEATKEMP
- a CDS encoding Cytoplasm protein, putative (Similar to TIGR gene model, INSD accession AAW44753.1), which produces MIAPKGSQWSEVNPTRHFSSTQSPLSNSDSRWTRLVSAPCDFSLPVFISTLKMLSLHPEKLFQVVLRGDILPLHQSSMTDRLSKGAEDGVKTAIPGLELVGRIRTRLVPNQPQRYSKLDQTSSIYRLIAPRENSDITTQNDSGLVIFTPEVNSIEQIPYYYPQVNHIAFLWDSSTTDDSSEEETEVRARISVQYLQTKSPSLMSHAPTDAQLPLTHPASRGMTTRLNKPKIRSPLATVSQESDVDRCQKLGVVDRSQLESDGMARSTKELEDDLYKQCEQLLEKIFKYCQFANSPVLHPKNGAVRPSESFESLYLLLQDRHRHLNPSLSKTGMVKHRLSKLQATPSDDSGIPANNVSEWGQRDVAVAAYLMLLWKDMYPERPNISDKGKGEDVREWDSWGRPEGGFVDLGCGNGLLVHVLISEGYIGKGYDLRPRPSWNMYPTMTKDALVKQPLDLPTWFPHTEKEWELGSWPMREECVVRDGIFIIGNHCDELTPWLPLLSIIPSPPVPYISLPCCLHTLDSIYSHVEFAHTSQWSNPSILLPAELDPTKSIYDSYIAWLGWCSSRCGWEWDIDKVGHGMAFSKGWAIIGKGG
- a CDS encoding Checkpoint supporessor 1, putative (Similar to TIGR gene model, INSD accession AAW44757.1), which gives rise to MEAQRAAHPAVIGVSHPRYPGLPLLRMKPPSPQRNNSWDLYSSESIPSSRASTPPSTSYFPTPDPGVEGIPDGPRPLSRPQAPLAFLMGQAILNSSRGGLSLGHIYRWIEAAYPFFATDTAGWRNSVRHTLSTNKVFEKTSRTTDYPSGKGSIWTIKKGEEWRWDGVETFTRTLQADSEKIKSKNRTPSQTSEPSSAAVVEPHCGPEPGTEGIPEGPRPLTRPQAPLAFLMGQAILSSSFGGLSLEHIYRWIETAYPFFATDTAGWRNSVRHTLSIHKMFAKVERTDRYPRGKGCIWTIVKGEECHWGENETFTKNFPPGHPHYSMCRQTVWDKERKEEGKKGVKRKKRLSDEVSELNSVPENGFTAPVESVSPKARSPHPLSNVPIPTTVPSVMTVHEKRPSLPPLRSLSGPTLPPLSSFNLQSHSNSKGIHRRSESLHSLHSRKYSSEFELPPIKRFCVSETLPSIDSPAFSRSNDIRSTLPPIRDHLTREQTSDSSAVASPPSCLPPIPLDANVASVHERASLYPQKQTSYERYSSSLDDETPNDGCQHNKFDAAFGRVNEGVQVVEVDGRGEVREDMGRRKPWNGFRFWVP